The Vicia villosa cultivar HV-30 ecotype Madison, WI linkage group LG1, Vvil1.0, whole genome shotgun sequence genome includes a region encoding these proteins:
- the LOC131650509 gene encoding uncharacterized protein LOC131650509 translates to MKVSSQPVKTKDTPKKLKPTPDENSTTRAPSYYEHVDKLFPDSLTPKSQKSQKSSNKGALISNPPLTPIPLKIPIIEEMPISPKIPFIEEIPVFMHPYIKRIVDVAGDSNCGYRAVSALLGNREGSHTLVCHQLIQELKKHKDSYTRSYGEEAKFEAVNEALVLWMGAYAPMSKMDEIPKNETYYCMRL, encoded by the coding sequence ATGAAAGTGTCTTCTCAACCAGTTAAGACAAAGGATACTCCGAAGAAATTGAAGCCTACACCGGATGAAAACTCGACTACACGTGCGCCTTCGTATTATGAGCATGTCGATAAACTTTTTCCCGACTCACTGACTCCTAAAtctcaaaaatctcaaaaaagttcAAATAAAGGAGCTCTCATAAGCAACCCGCCTCTGACACCTATCCCACTAAAAATTCCAATCATCGAAGAGATGCCTATTTCACCGAAAATTCCATTCATCGAAGAAATTCCAGTTTTTATGCACCCTTACATTAAGCGGATCGTAGATGTTGCAGGAGACAGTAATTGCGGTTACCGAGCCGTCTCGGCGTTGCTTGGTAATAGAGAGGGTAGCCATACGCTTGTCTGTCATCAACtcatccaagagttgaagaaacaTAAAGACTCGTACACGCGATCATATGGAGAGGAAGCTAAATTTGAAGCGGTTAACGAAGCTCTTGTCCTATGGATGGGCGCTTACGCACCGATGTCAAAAATGGATGAAATTCCCAAAAATGAGACATATTATTGCATGCGCCTATGA
- the LOC131650515 gene encoding uncharacterized protein LOC131650515, which translates to MSKAYDRLEWGFITEVLSSMGFPCQMVSLISKCISSVSYSVLINGQPSKVFSPERGLRQGDPLSPYLFILCADVLSGLLKKEAQSKNIHGISVARKALVITHLFFADDSLLFARANNKEAGQILEILQRYQCSSGQMVNLEKSEVSFSRNVCEADANSIRTRMGVKTVANHSKYLGLPVVFGRSKIEVFGMVIDRVWKNLKGWKERFLSRAGKEVLIKAVAQAIPTYIMSCYKLPETTCHEIETLLAKFWWGSRDGERKVHWLSWEKLARAKGVGGLGFRGVSGFNTSLLGKHYWRLMCDDQSLVSRVFKGRYYPRSSIEESSTGYAPSYAWRSILSARELIHKGSRWRIGDGERVRIWQDRWIPDVAGFKLLETVRLLDKEAKFKELIDKDLGCWKKDLISSIADPLEAGQIESIPLSLRRTEDKLIWHSERNGEYSVRSAYHLCTQYKQAKSPGPSNISSQQLWKDIRKAPIHNIVRNFLWRLAKNILPTRVSLSKKGINLDDICPLCLSLPESAQHLFLNCEFSRLVFFSSTLCYRVPPETDICNWLSEVLSCGDTLCIQMICYLAYKIWCARNDLLFKQKTVDPRAVAELAFANVCEFNMCNPEIGAKRSSPVQPTQVSLPKDCLFLQVDAGVSTDGVVAFGCVLKKHNMSIDLVASKRENFQAAPMVAEILAIRWSLQLAKELELNRLIIQSDAPTAVDCINGVAKDAVLEPIAADCRFLLNSFSCTSVMYIRRNENVDAHNVARLGKLLGSRTWLNGYPAEETIMNFYNLSV; encoded by the coding sequence ATGTCAAAAGCTTACGACCGTTTGGAGTGGGGATTCATTACTGAAGTATTGTCGTCCATGGGGTTTCCGTGCCAAATGGTTTCCCTTATTAGCAAATGCATTTCCTCGGTTTCCTACAGTGTGTTGATCAATGGGCAACCAAGCAAAGTATTCTCTCCCGAGAGGGGACTCCGACAAGGGGATCCTCTCTCACCTTACCTCTTTATTTTGTGTGCTGACGTTCTTTCAGGGCTCTTGAAGAAGGAGGCTCAATCCAAAAACATCCACGGGATCAGTGTGGCGAGGAAGGCTCTTGTCATAACTCACTTGTTTTTTGCAGATGACAGTCTGCTGTTTGCAAGAGCAAATAACAAGGAAGCTGGTCAGATCCTGGAAATTCTGCAGAGGTATCAATGTTCGTCTGGCCAAATGGTAAACCTGGAAAAATCGGAGGTGTCGTTCAGTCGAAACGTGTGTGAAGCTGATGCAAATTCGATCCGTACAAGGATGGGGGTAAAGACAGTTGCGAACCACTCCAAATATCTAGGCTTGCCGGTTGTATTCGGAAGATCGAAAATAGAAGTTTTTGGCATGGTCATTGACAGAGTTTGGAAAAATCTTAAAGGGTGGAAAGAGCGATTTCTATCTAGAGCCGGGAAGGAAGTCTTAATAAAAGCTGTGGCTCAAGCAATCCCCACTTATATTATGAGTTGCTATAAGCTACCGGAAACTACGTGCCATGAAATTGAAACTCTGTTAGCGAAATTCTGGTGGGGATCGCGTGATGGCGAAAGGAAAGTTCACTGGTTGAGTTGGGAGAAGCTGGCCCGAGCAAAAGGAGTCGGGGGTTTAGGTTTTCGTGGTGTTAGTGGTTTTAATACTAGTCTTCTTGGTAAACATTATTGGAGATTGATGTGTGACGATCAGTCTTTGGTCAGCAGAGTTTTCAAAGGGAGATATTATCCAAGGAGCTCGATTGAGGAAAGTTCTACTGGCTATGCTCCCAGCTATGCTTGGAGGAGCATTCTGAGCGCGAGAGAATTGATTCATAAAGGCTCCCGCTGGAGAATCGGAGACGGAGAAAGAGTTCGGATATGGCAAGATAGGTGGATTCCGGATGTGGCCGGCTTTAAGTTGCTGGAAACTGTGAGATTATTGGACAAGGAGGCAAAATTTAAGGAGCTAATTGACAAGGACTTAGGGTGCTGGAAGAAAGATTTGATCAGTTCAATTGCTGATCCACTCGAAGCTGGGCAAATAGAAAGCATTCCTCTCTCCCTCAGGCGCACTGAAGACAAACTGATATGGCATTCCGAAAGAAACGGCGAGTATTCTGTCCGAAGCGCATATCACCTTTGTACCCAATACAAGCAAGCTAAATCTCCAGGACCTTCTAACATTAGCAGCCAACAATTGTGGAAAGATATTCGGAAGGCCCCGATACACAATATAGTTCGGAATTTTTTGTGGAGGTTAGCAAAAAATATTCTCCCCACAAGGGTGAGCTTATCCAAGAAGGGCATTAACCTTGATGATATCTGCCCCCTCTGCCTCTCTCTTCCTGAGTCAGCTCAACATTTATTCCTCAACTGCGAGTTCTCGCGGCTCGTATTCTTCTCCTCCACCCTCTGCTACCGAGTCCCACCTGAAACAGATATTTGTAATTGGCTGTCCGAGGTGCTGTCTTGTGGGGATACTCTATGTATTCAAATGATTTGCTACCTGGCCTACAAGATATGGTGTGCTCGAAATGATCTCTTATTCAAGCAAAAGACAGTGGACCCCCGAGCCGTGGCTGAGTTAGCGTTTGCCAATGTGTGCGAGTTTAACATGTGTAATCCGGAGATTGGAGCAAAGAGATCAAGTCCTGTGCAGCCTACTCAAGTTTCTCTGCCAAAAGATTGTCTTTTCTTGCAGGTTGATGCAGGCGTTTCCACGGATGGTGTGGTGGCTTTCGGCTGTGTTTTGAAGAAACATAACATGTCTATTGACCTTGTAGCCAGTAAAAGAGAGAATTTCCAGGCCGCGCCGATGGTAGCAGAAATCTTAGCCATTCGCTGGAGTCTTCAACTAGCAAAAGAGCTGGAGCTGAATCGCCTCATCATACAGTCTGACGCCCCCACTGCTGTTGACTGTATCAACGGTGTCGCAAAGGATGCGGTTTTGGAGCCTATAGCAGCTGACTGTCGGTTTTTGCTTAACAGTTTTTCTTGTACTTCTGTTATGTATATTAGGAGAAATGAGAATGTAGATGCTCACAATGTAGCTAGGCTTGGAAAACTCCTTGGCTCAAGAACTTGGTTAAATGGTTATCCTGCTGAGGAGACAATCATGAACTTTTATAATCTCTCTGTTTAA
- the LOC131650519 gene encoding uncharacterized protein LOC131650519, translated as MISAWKLKNPVETQELNKNLFLFRFATRRDLKNVIRSGPWSFDRNLLVLARVSGEEQPSSLNMHYGSFWVRVYELPLMLKTEAMAKKLGGILGVFEEVDQKDAHRNGRFLRIKVTLDRKLPLKRGTVVRFKEKNSKVFFKYERLPTFCFICGRLGHQLKDCEAVGELSEEGFEELEEQDLSYGVWLRASPLPRIPEEQKKKDSNSSSCSRSLFNISSDQSKCETKNKDKEEGEVNQVTTVVEGSKPREDSKVKEGPAPENRLEIEAVAESLGSVDISNVRSVTGKAPKNSMGRKKKWTRRVAPRKGNNSESKKLEMEMGKRQLIDVMIIEGDVEGCVSGEKKRKGLGVGEEKSVKEPEVVLDDQHRLAQ; from the coding sequence ATGATTAGTGCGTGGAAACTCAAGAACCCGGTGGAAACGCAGGAGCTAAACAAAAATTTGTTCCTCTTCAGATTTGCGACGCGGAGAGATCTGAAGAATGTAATTCGCAGTGGCCCATGGAGCTTCGACAGAAATCTCCTTGTCCTTGCTCGAGTGTCAGGAGAGGAGCAACCCTCATCTCTGAACATGCATTATGGGAGCTTTTGGGTTAGAGTTTATGAATTACCCCTTATGCTCAAAACGGAGGCCATGGCAAAGAAGTTGGGAGGGATTTTGGGTGTTTTTGAAGAGGTTGACCAAAAGGACGCACATCGTAATGGACGTTTTCTCCGTATCAAGGTAACTCTAGACCGGAAGCTTCCGCTGAAAAGGGGCACAGTTGTTCGGTTTAAGGAAAAGAACTCGAAAGTCTTCTTCAAATATGAAAGACTTCCAACATTCTGTTTTATCTGTGGAAGATTAGGCCACCAGCTGAAAGATTGCGAGGCGGTGGGAGAGCTGAGTGAGGAGGGTTTTGAAGAGTTGGAGGAACAGGATCTCTCATATGGCGTATGGTTGCGTGCCTCCCCGCTACCCAGAATCCCAGAAGAGCAAAAGAAGAAGGACTCAAACTCGAGTTCTTGCAGCAGATCACTTTTTAACATCTCTTCCGACCAGAGTAAATGTGAAACAAAGAATAAGGATAAAGAAGAAGGGGAGGTAAACCAAGTTACAACAGTGGTAGAAGGCAGTAAACCAAGAGAAGACTCAAAAGTGAAAGAAGGTCCGGCCCCAGAAAATAGACTGGAGATTGAAGCTGTCGCTGAGTCATTAGGATCAGTGGACATATCCAATGTGCGAAGTGTCACAGGAAAAGCACCAAAGAATTCTATGGGCAGGAAGAAGAAGTGGACTAGACGGGTGGCTCCTCGGAAAGGAAACAACAGCGAGAGTAAGAAACTGGAGATGGAGATGGGGAAAAGGCAATTAATTGATGTTATGATAATAGAAGGTGATGTTGAAGGTTGTGTGAGTGGTGAAAAGAAGAGGAAAGGCCTTGGTGTCGGGGAGGAAAAGTCTGTCAAAGAACCAGAGGTGGTGTTGGACGACCAACACCGCCTAGCCCAATGA